A stretch of the Dehalococcoidales bacterium genome encodes the following:
- a CDS encoding nitronate monooxygenase has protein sequence MEWKTRVTDIFDCRYPILEGAYAGFGNWQFAAACAEAGAHGCITASTSRTPEQLREDIRSCRKATSGSFGVNLSFGICPRIEDMLEVCIEEKVPVETAIYKPDALAPRIKEGGIPWIHKSARVKDAQHAEELGADAVIVVGLEGVGFKSPEQLPTFITTSWGSRQVKVPFVAAGGIGDARGFLGALAMGADGIMMGTAFMATKECPTNEASKQGMVETSPDNPRLRWRVLSHASPKDYADVLRKRGDLPLSEWLPMLERIQPKPSDWEGPADIPEPTRIGSLAVGAIDSIPTVKEFIDRMIAEAEEMVESRPFFRGR, from the coding sequence ATGGAGTGGAAGACCCGGGTCACCGATATATTCGATTGCAGGTACCCCATTCTTGAAGGTGCCTATGCGGGATTTGGCAACTGGCAGTTTGCCGCGGCCTGTGCCGAGGCCGGCGCACATGGCTGCATTACTGCCTCCACGTCTCGTACTCCGGAGCAACTGCGCGAGGACATTCGGAGTTGCCGGAAGGCCACCAGCGGGTCCTTTGGGGTGAACCTGAGCTTCGGGATATGCCCCCGGATTGAAGATATGCTGGAGGTCTGTATCGAGGAGAAGGTACCCGTAGAGACGGCGATATACAAGCCGGACGCACTGGCCCCACGCATCAAGGAAGGCGGTATTCCCTGGATACATAAATCGGCCAGGGTTAAGGACGCGCAACATGCCGAAGAGCTGGGTGCGGACGCTGTCATTGTGGTCGGGCTGGAGGGCGTTGGTTTCAAGAGTCCGGAGCAGTTGCCGACCTTCATCACAACGAGCTGGGGCAGCAGACAGGTGAAGGTACCGTTCGTTGCCGCCGGAGGAATCGGGGACGCCCGTGGTTTCCTGGGGGCGCTGGCAATGGGGGCGGACGGTATTATGATGGGGACGGCCTTCATGGCCACGAAAGAGTGCCCGACGAATGAGGCTTCGAAGCAGGGAATGGTGGAGACCAGTCCGGACAACCCGCGACTCCGCTGGCGGGTACTCTCCCACGCTTCCCCCAAGGACTACGCCGATGTGCTGCGGAAGCGAGGGGACCTGCCGCTGAGCGAGTGGCTGCCGATGCTGGAGCGCATCCAGCCCAAGCCGTCCGACTGGGAGGGCCCGGCAGACATTCCGGAACCGACACGCATAGGCTCGCTGGCGGTCGGTGCGATAGACAGCATCCCTACGGTGAAGGAGTTCATTGACCGGATGATTGCCGAGGCGGAGGAGATGGTGGAGAGCAGACCGTTCTTCAGGGGGAGGTAG
- a CDS encoding TIGR04076 family protein, with the protein MAESYDVVARVISQKGTCGAGHAIGQEWVISGHTPEGICLSAFNALFPDVRVLMFGGSLPWSDDPDTATAACPDAANPVVFELKRVRP; encoded by the coding sequence ATGGCTGAAAGCTATGACGTGGTCGCCCGGGTGATATCACAGAAAGGTACCTGTGGTGCCGGCCACGCGATTGGCCAGGAATGGGTTATCAGTGGGCATACACCGGAAGGAATATGCCTGTCCGCTTTCAACGCGCTCTTCCCCGACGTGCGCGTGCTCATGTTTGGCGGCTCTCTCCCCTGGTCAGACGACCCGGATACGGCCACCGCTGCCTGCCCGGACGCCGCCAATCCGGTGGTCTTTGAGTTGAAGCGGGTACGCCCCTGA